ACTAGCGTTAATATTTTTCCGtggatttttttcgtttccttctTGTACTTCATCGTTTGactttacttatttatttttcactatcAATATATTTATCAAGCAAAGGACACTTTTTGGGAGAATGCAACAGTAGTATTAGCAGTATCGTAGCAGGCTTGCTACAATTTCGTATAAGAATctaaatatatgtaaacaataggtgtatgtgtatattatatatttctattaAATACTCTCTCCTTTCaattcaaggacatttttTCACCTAAAAATGGATACCCACAAAGAGATCAcgaatgaaagagtgagatTCAATATGAAAATTCGTGAATTATTAACGCGATGATCCTGAGATCCTGTTCACTTGAAACATTTATTAACCATTCAGCCTATTTCAAATTCAGTATATTTACTTTTCCCCATTCCTGCGACCAGTCTTTGCCAAGTTACTCATGCACTTGATCTACATGCTGTTTTCCGcgttttgtaaattatttttatttactctttCCGTTTAAACCATCAAGCAGCAGTGAGGCGGCAATAATATTAACAGTAaagacaataataataataagaatagtTAAGTACAACGACAAATGCCATTGCGTTATGttaccttttttcttttacgattTCGTATCATATCATAGCAGAACAAATAATACGATTTATTAGTTAGATGCATTTAGGTAATATTATCActgttcgtaaaaaaaaattatgcacgACGACGACAGATGTATTCTCGATGTCAAAATGCCGACATTCGAAAATTGTAAGCAAGATAAAATGGGTAATACATTAGAAACAGAAGATACACGATACGATGGTCCGGaaaaacgatggaaaaagaagtatttattttttgcctcAAATACTTCGTATCATGtttaatgaaagaaaaaaggaaacaaattacaaatacacAGGCATTTCGGTACAGAGTTCCTATATCGTTCCAAATTGAtcgattgattttatttaatattgtcTTAGGACGGTGTCTCTATTTCCTCCCTTTATGTCACCGCCAGAGTACGAATCCGAAAGTTATTAAATTACAAAGAAATAAGGGAAAAGGGAAAGGTGTGGAGTAAAAATTAGACGATTAGACAGGCACGTGACGAGAATCAGATATATGCGGAGAAAACGTCGCGTGCGCAGctcaaacaataataataattataaatgataGTAGTATTATTCGTAATAATTAATGTAAACAGACGGtgatagtaataatgataataatataggGCCGGCTCTAAGAAAGAGGCTTGTCCTCGGGGATGGTTGGGCTTGTTGCTATCGGTATGGCCGATGCTCGTCTCGTCGCCTCGGCTTCTCTTAATGCCTCGTCGAAACTCTGAGTTGAATTTGACCTTGACGGCACGACTTTGGTCTGCAATTCGTCAGAATATTAGAAAATGCGGAAAAGTTGTAAGGAATAGAAGAAGTACGGAAGCATTGTGGAATGTGGAAATGGACAGAATCTCGAAAAAAGATGGCTAATACGCGAAGAGAACTCAAAAGGGATTCACTTTTTCACTTCATACCGTTCATCGTTTTTTCGACTTTCCAGGACAACAAAAGAAGATATAAGTACACAGGTGGAAGATGCAATTTCAGTCGGTCATACCTTGACATTTTCGTAAGCAGAACCAACCCTCTCTTCAAGAGATCGGAAGCTCTCAGAATTACGCATTTGTCCTAATTTCATGGAAATCCCGCTACCAAAGCCGCCCAGAATGCTGCTGGTTTTCTCTGCTGTAGTTTTGATCACCGATTCGGTTTTCTGGAATCTGTAGGAGAAAGAATATTGTCAGAAACGAATGCAATAgcatgaaaagtttttttttttttttacgaactGTAACTAACACTTGGCTCTCCTTGACGTTCCGGAGACCCTGATTAACATCATCTGTTAATTCTTTCCAGGCCCCGATACCAAGCTTTCGCTTAAGTTCTTGGGAAACTTTGACTTTGCTTGCCAAAACGTGCCTCAACGTCTGTATCTCCTCCTCGACCTTTGCGCAGGAAAAAGCACGCACAAAAATTAGGATCGTAATGAAAgagataaatttaaaaaaattggcatcGTGACGGATCATTTTTCAGTAGCTTGCCTTGGCCAACTCGGCGGTCCATTCGTCTCTTCGTTGTTCTCTTTCCTCGAGGATTCCTCTTGCTACAAAATCATCGGTAGGAGAGGACAGAGGGTCTACCGGATGGGGGGAAGCTTCTTCTCctggaaaataaaagtaatgaACACGCGAATCAAACAAGTCATTCGCGAAAGAggtcagaaaataaaaacaagttaAGTATGTACAAGTGAGTTTAACTAGTTTCTTTAGCTATGATAcgtaatttcgaatttgcgaaaaaaatacatgataTTAGTTGATAAAACTCAACAGACAGCATATGCATATCAGCGCAGTCTCTTTTCCATTAACATATGATGTTaaatttctttctcgttttGTACGGTTTTCGCAAGGTCAGTTTTCAAAGTTTCCCGCTCTTACCTACGATTCACTACTGTCGTATTTTGTCATTGGAGAAGTTCAGTCGCAGTCTGTACTTTGCTCGCAAGGTAAACTACCTATCCTGTTTCCTTGAGCAACTAGAATTTACTACAATCGTAAAAAAGGTTGCTCAATTTTTGCTCTAGCAATAATCGGAGAGAAGAAAACCAGAAATATTAAGTACCTTTCACAATTTCAAGAAACTTTTTGTAGTTTTGACTACTACTTATTTTCGCCAAATACGGTTTCGAGAGATCCTGAAATATAACCCTGACGGATCTCTTTTTCTTGCCTATGCCAACGCTGTTGAAgttacttttattattatttttattaacgttcataaattttttctcattcttattAAGTGGGTCTGATTCCGCGTCAGCATTCGTTTGCGGTATATCTCGTTGCTGCATGGGATTATTGAAATCAGTCTCAACCGATATGCAGTACATGGAATCGTCGACAACAATTTCCTCTATGTCACCGCTCGATCCGCGCCAGCAGTGAACCACGATTTCGTCGCTATCGCTAAGCTCATCAATGTCGTCGAAACTTGGTGTGTTAGCGGCTATGTCACGATTATAATAAACGTCCTCCTCGTATTCGAGCGATTCGAAATCGTGATGCTCGTCATTATCCCCGTCATTTCGTTCTTCAACACTGCCGCTCTTCGGTTGAACATGTGGAAAGAGTGTCGCAGAATTTTCAACATCTCTAATTCCAGCATCCGCCACCTGCGGCGCTTCTGGAGCCGTCGGTAcggaaattgatgaaaaatagcCGCTTACGGTTCCGTTCAGACTTTTCGTCGTGTCATCCTCGAtttgtttccttttcttctcgtcACTGTTTTTGTCCGACATTATTTTGCTGTCATTTAGCAATACGtatgtttaataatatttacgtGTACAATATGCTGTCAATATCTTTTATGCAAACAAACTCATTTCGAAACAATACACACATTACGAtagtttgtgaaatatttcaaatttcgttccAAAAACGATGCCCCACATTTTCTCAGATACTAAAATAATGTGCAAGGGTGTTATGAAGCTAATCtatacaatttcttttttatcttcttaGTAATGATTGAATACACATTTCACACATGAAAGTAATATGTACAGACTAAAAGTAACTCGTCACTCAGCCACTCACTTGAATAGAAgagttaaagaaaaaatcgattgtttAAAAGAACCGTTCAAGTCTCGTGTACTATGCACGCCAATTTGTGTAGGTATATGTTTACAGTATGCACAACGGCAACAGCACAGCTGTTTGTTTCACAGGTAAAAGATACGTGATGGACGTGCACCGATAAATCCCTTAAAGGTTGCTCGTAGAATCGCGAACAGACGGACGTTTGGGCCAAAATGGTGGCTCATTTCAATATGTAACAATAAcatcaataataacaacaatagaTTAAGTACGAAAGGAAAAAGCACGAGGCAAGATATGACGCCGAAGTCGAGGATCAGCGCACCGCGAAGAGAATGGCGAACCATCGAGTCACTTCCACACGGCCAACTATATCATTACAATCCCGTACAGCATAAGCAGCAGTCGGCAGCAGGGAGAGAGTTGGAACCAAAGTCGCAACAAAAGCCAGAGCCAGAGCCAGAGCCAGAGCCACGTAACCGTGAACACGTAAATGTATACGTCTAATGCTCTCTCGTGAGGTATAACCGGGTGTATACTAACCTCACCTATCAAAAAGCAGCGCTCTCCTTTTTCTGACCAAGAGGAAGCAAGAAGAAAGGAAAGGAGAAGGAACTAGAGGTCCGGTTAGGCTCGGTACGGCCCCACGATATGCGGCAGCAGCCCCACCGAGAAACCGCGACGGGTCCACTTTCCCCCTCCTCCTTTTTCCCTTCATCTTCTCCTTTGAGGTTGCGAGGAgagaagtgaaagaaaaacagatgAAAGATGGCAAAGATTGTTTAAAACGAAATCAAACGAAGTCACCGTTaatcattcgattttttatcgatttggATAACTTTTTacttcaataaaaaaataagaaaacaaataacaatcATCAAAGCCATACTTTTCTTATACCATTTTagtatttttgcaattttcaagGTTCTTCACTTGGTTTTGTTAGTATTCTAAAAGCTTTTGTACACTTTAAAGTATTTGCATCGatcgttattttcaaattcaaaataagtAGATTCTAATTTTCTTCCGTCCTTAAAAACATGACAAATAAACGGCGattgcgaaaaataaagtacGAGACAATTATACCATACGAAAAACACGGAAAGTGGAGTTGGATCGATTTCACGCCATCCAAGACTTTCGCGATTCGGTTCTTGCATAGCAGCAAAAATTATGCAACGCCTACAATTTGTTAAATCGGAATTGCCATTGCACGTACATATGAATGTAAATATTAAAGCAAATCTGGTACACTGAAGTCTTAGTTGCTAGGCAAGTTGGGTAGTTGGTCGACTACAACCTAGATCACGAATTGCTCGGTTTAATCCCACAATTTACAGAGAGAAGAATTGATCTCCTGCTTCCTTGTTTCGTTACATACTTggatttctattttcttaaGATCTTTCTTCGATGCTTGAAACGCGAAAGGAGAAGGTTGCTGCGGTCAGTTACATGATCTCTGTATAACGGTATAACTTCGTAGATATAGCACCCGAGAAAGGAGATCGAGAATATATATTTGTCTTTGTTTATCTGTCCGTCTACCAAACTACGGTATTTCatgtgattttaatttttttcttctggaACTAGTAACGTATCTGCAtgtattaagaaaaataaatacttgaataaattcaGAATTATCAAAAGGAAACAGATGTGAAAAATCTACAcgaattcatttgaattttttttttaatccatttTCTTCCCCACAGAAGTAAGACATATTCGGAAtatattaatcattttcatcCAGAGAGGGGAAGTTAGACGCAGGGCAGCACCTTACATGCATGTGATGCATGTATGTTGTACATGCGTGCAAAAGAATTGCCTGTACTAAGGAGCAAACAAGGTCAATGGTGTTCTTAGTCACACGTGATAACCTGACTCTGCTAATTGCAAGTGTGGAGTATACCgtaactcattgtcagcagAAGCAAGCAGCAGGAGGGCAGAGACAAGTAGCAAGAATGCAGCGACTACTGAAGCGGAAAATACCGAATTTCCTTTCGCGTTCAAATATACAGGCAAATGTTACATATGCATAATGTGTGTAAGCAAGTATAGGGTAGAGAAATTACGATAAGGATGGAGAAAGGTGGACTTGGATACTTGAAAATTACAAGCTGGAAAGAATTGTAGCTGTAACGTCGTCTGAAAAAACACTGCTCTAGATTTCTTCATTATTGACCCGTTCATGTTGTTTTTCTTGGCCAGTTGCGCTATTCGTTCCGTCTGATTTTTCATGAGATattctttctcctttttttcttcgctttaTTTGTTATAGTTGGGGAGGTTACGATTCGCGAATATCGATCACTCACCGTCAAACCTCAAATGACATTTATATAACATCTTATATTGCGTGATAATTACAATACAAGGATCGATTTCTGTTTTCCTTTAGTCATTTCCCAAGCGGCCCGCACGCctacgtataaaaataatcgactgAACTGCCGTTCCTTAATCAAACGCATTTTAAATAGCTTCCTTGGGTGACGATAAGATGCACGGTAAACCTGTAAAACATATCAATTTACGAGAAACGAAACAGAATACAGAGGTACGTGAAAAATGTCCTGAATAGAACAACAATTGCAATAACAAAGATGCAAAGAATGGAAATCACCGCGAAAAACAGAGACACAAATAGAGGCAAGGAAGTGCACCGCGGCAGTgggtaaaagtaaaaatgaaaacaacatCGACTGCTGCCGCTGCTCTCCGTCATCGCGGAATGGTCGCCTCCTTCCGACGTAGTGGAATTCCCAttaaaagaaatgattttataGGTTATAATCGTCGATATAATACTCGTGCCCATACGGGGACACCTGTGTTTCCATAAATGGTGATTATGCGTGGGTAGATGGGCAAGTAGCTTGAGTTATTAACGGTAATGTAACCTAGGGTTATCAAACTGC
The Neodiprion fabricii isolate iyNeoFabr1 chromosome 5, iyNeoFabr1.1, whole genome shotgun sequence genome window above contains:
- the LOC124183283 gene encoding uncharacterized protein LOC124183283, translated to MSDKNSDEKKRKQIEDDTTKSLNGTVSGYFSSISVPTAPEAPQVADAGIRDVENSATLFPHVQPKSGSVEERNDGDNDEHHDFESLEYEEDVYYNRDIAANTPSFDDIDELSDSDEIVVHCWRGSSGDIEEIVVDDSMYCISVETDFNNPMQQRDIPQTNADAESDPLNKNEKKFMNVNKNNNKSNFNSVGIGKKKRSVRVIFQDLSKPYLAKISSSQNYKKFLEIVKGEEASPHPVDPLSSPTDDFVARGILEEREQRRDEWTAELAKVEEEIQTLRHVLASKVKVSQELKRKLGIGAWKELTDDVNQGLRNVKESQVFQKTESVIKTTAEKTSSILGGFGSGISMKLGQMRNSESFRSLEERVGSAYENVKTKVVPSRSNSTQSFDEALREAEATRRASAIPIATSPTIPEDKPLS